A window of Marinobacter salarius contains these coding sequences:
- a CDS encoding methanol/ethanol family PQQ-dependent dehydrogenase, whose product MNIRTRKHPLLRGIGLALALGSAAGLAAQASAKDVTWEDIANDAQTTENVLGYGIGPKAQRYSPMTTINRDNVERLVPAWSFSFGDEKQRGQESQALVHDGVIYVTGSYSRLWALDAKTGERLWEYNHRLPEGIRPCCDVVNRGAAIFGDKVFFGTLDAGIVALNKDTGDIVWREKFADHEAGYTMTGAPTLVKDQETGKVLLIHGSSGDEFGVVGKLFARDPDTGEEVWMRPFVEGHYGRLNGEKSTPTGDPRAPSWPDDPNTETGKVEAWSHGGGAPWQSASFDAETNTIIIGAGNPAPWNTWKRTSPGGDPADYDNLYTSGQVGVDPTTGEVKWFYQHTPNDAWDFSGNNELVLFEYDENGETVKATAHADRNGFFYVVDRENGEFKKGFPFVDNITWAERIGEDGRPVERKGQRPPPVAEGETRGEAIEVSPPFLGGKNWNPMAYSQDTGLFYVPANHWKEDYWTEEVTYKKGAAYLGQGFRIKRMYDDHVGILRAMNPLTGEIEWEHKERLPLWAGVLTTKGGLVFTGTGDGFLKAFDAETGEELWKFQTGSGIISSPITWEMDGEQYIGVASGYGGAVPLWGGDMAELTKPVSQGGSFWVFKMPSWAQASR is encoded by the coding sequence ATGAACATCAGAACACGCAAACACCCGCTGCTTCGCGGGATCGGACTGGCCCTGGCTCTTGGGTCAGCAGCAGGACTGGCCGCCCAGGCCAGTGCCAAAGACGTTACCTGGGAAGATATCGCCAACGATGCCCAAACAACCGAGAACGTGCTGGGCTACGGCATTGGCCCCAAGGCCCAGCGGTACAGCCCGATGACCACGATCAACCGGGACAACGTCGAGCGCCTGGTTCCGGCCTGGTCATTCTCGTTCGGCGATGAGAAGCAACGGGGCCAGGAATCCCAGGCGCTGGTCCACGACGGCGTCATCTACGTGACCGGCTCCTACTCACGCCTGTGGGCCCTGGATGCAAAAACCGGTGAACGACTCTGGGAATACAACCACCGCCTTCCAGAAGGCATCCGTCCCTGCTGTGACGTGGTCAACCGGGGCGCAGCCATTTTTGGCGACAAGGTTTTCTTTGGCACCCTCGACGCCGGCATCGTTGCCCTCAACAAGGACACCGGCGACATCGTATGGCGTGAAAAATTCGCCGACCACGAAGCTGGCTACACCATGACCGGTGCTCCGACTCTGGTGAAAGATCAGGAGACCGGCAAAGTCCTGCTGATTCACGGATCGTCCGGGGATGAATTCGGCGTGGTCGGCAAGCTGTTTGCCCGGGATCCGGATACCGGTGAAGAAGTCTGGATGCGACCGTTCGTTGAAGGCCACTATGGCCGCCTGAACGGCGAAAAAAGCACGCCCACCGGCGACCCCCGCGCGCCCAGCTGGCCGGATGATCCCAACACCGAAACCGGCAAGGTGGAAGCCTGGAGTCATGGCGGTGGTGCCCCCTGGCAAAGCGCCAGCTTCGACGCGGAAACCAATACCATCATCATTGGTGCCGGTAACCCCGCGCCCTGGAACACCTGGAAACGCACATCACCCGGCGGTGATCCTGCCGACTACGACAACCTGTACACCTCCGGCCAGGTGGGTGTAGACCCCACTACTGGCGAAGTGAAGTGGTTCTATCAGCACACGCCGAACGATGCCTGGGATTTCTCCGGCAACAACGAACTGGTGCTCTTCGAATACGACGAGAACGGCGAAACTGTCAAAGCAACCGCCCATGCTGACCGCAACGGTTTCTTTTATGTGGTCGACCGTGAAAACGGTGAATTCAAGAAAGGCTTTCCGTTCGTGGACAACATTACCTGGGCCGAGCGCATTGGTGAGGATGGCCGCCCTGTGGAGAGAAAAGGTCAGCGCCCGCCACCTGTAGCAGAGGGTGAAACCCGTGGCGAGGCCATTGAAGTCTCTCCACCTTTCCTCGGCGGCAAGAACTGGAACCCCATGGCTTACAGCCAGGACACCGGCCTGTTCTACGTGCCCGCCAACCACTGGAAAGAGGATTACTGGACGGAAGAGGTGACCTACAAGAAAGGTGCCGCCTATCTGGGCCAGGGCTTCCGGATCAAGCGCATGTATGACGACCACGTGGGCATCCTTCGCGCCATGAATCCGCTCACCGGCGAGATCGAATGGGAGCACAAGGAACGGTTACCACTCTGGGCCGGCGTACTGACTACCAAGGGTGGCCTGGTGTTCACCGGCACCGGCGACGGCTTCCTGAAGGCCTTCGATGCTGAAACCGGGGAGGAACTCTGGAAGTTCCAGACCGGCTCCGGAATCATCTCGTCTCCCATCACCTGGGAAATGGACGGCGAGCAGTACATCGGGGTTGCCTCCGGCTATGGCGGCGCGGTTCCTCTCTGGGGCGGCGACATGGCCGAGCTGACCAAGCCTGTCTCCCAGGGCGGGTCATTCTGGGTCTTCAAGATGCCTTCCTGGGCACAGGCCTCCCGCTAA
- the pedF gene encoding cytochrome c-550 PedF produces MAMSFSLKTIMAAAMLGLAGFAIAHGNVTPQEVDTGNLPELGDDVRIENPFREGNEFGEFNAQAVKVGESAYAGNCAACHGIRAMSGGLTPDLRELTEWDDEYYIGRVMNGTDRGMPSWKKSMDQNAMWAIRTYVESLPKPE; encoded by the coding sequence ATGGCAATGTCCTTTTCACTCAAAACCATCATGGCCGCGGCCATGCTTGGCCTGGCCGGTTTCGCTATTGCGCACGGCAATGTCACACCACAGGAAGTGGACACGGGCAATCTGCCGGAGCTGGGCGATGACGTCCGCATTGAGAATCCGTTCCGTGAAGGCAATGAATTCGGCGAGTTCAACGCCCAGGCGGTCAAGGTCGGCGAGAGTGCCTACGCTGGTAACTGTGCCGCCTGCCACGGTATCCGGGCGATGTCCGGCGGCCTGACACCGGATCTTCGCGAGCTGACCGAATGGGATGACGAGTACTACATCGGCCGGGTGATGAATGGTACCGACCGTGGCATGCCGTCCTGGAAAAAGAGCATGGACCAGAACGCCATGTGGGCAATCCGAACCTACGTGGAATCCCTGCCCAAGCCGGAGTGA
- a CDS encoding substrate-binding periplasmic protein, with the protein MKILSRMLALLLFAQVVLAQEVNDGNELLNRPADRTYDIILESGYLKVGVYENFPPYSYQVDGEPRGIDIELGRRIAEEMGVEFKVHWIIPDENLGDDLRNNVWKGHYLAKQRLADVMLRVPYDKTYAYMQDSTGEYINEQVVLFGPYQQETWQIAFSPEKIDGVDTVAKFQYHPIGVEIDTLPDFYLSSGLQGRMRDQVRHYPNVRKAFNAMREGTVSAVMGMRAEIDHELGRPENTGLQLAGNGFPGIGKQVWDVGMAIKHTHRQLGYAIEAIIGELVKSGEMQSLFAELGLRYSVPQYYREFLSEEALAKAAGRNTK; encoded by the coding sequence ATGAAAATACTGTCTCGAATGCTTGCCCTGCTGCTGTTTGCCCAGGTTGTCCTTGCCCAGGAGGTAAACGACGGAAACGAACTCCTCAACCGGCCTGCGGATCGCACCTACGACATCATTCTGGAGTCCGGCTATCTGAAAGTGGGCGTTTATGAGAATTTTCCACCTTATTCCTACCAGGTTGATGGTGAGCCCCGAGGCATCGATATCGAACTCGGCCGCCGGATTGCCGAGGAAATGGGTGTTGAGTTCAAGGTGCACTGGATTATCCCGGATGAAAACCTGGGAGACGACTTGCGCAACAACGTCTGGAAAGGCCACTACCTGGCCAAACAGCGGCTTGCCGATGTGATGCTGCGGGTGCCCTACGACAAGACCTACGCCTACATGCAGGATTCCACCGGTGAGTACATCAACGAACAAGTCGTTCTGTTCGGCCCCTATCAGCAGGAAACCTGGCAGATTGCCTTCAGCCCGGAAAAAATCGACGGCGTCGACACGGTTGCCAAGTTCCAGTACCACCCCATTGGCGTGGAGATCGATACCCTGCCGGACTTCTACCTGAGTTCCGGTTTGCAGGGCCGCATGCGGGATCAGGTCAGGCATTACCCGAACGTTCGCAAGGCATTCAACGCCATGCGCGAGGGCACGGTCAGTGCCGTGATGGGGATGCGTGCCGAGATTGACCACGAACTGGGGCGCCCGGAAAACACCGGGTTACAACTGGCTGGTAACGGCTTTCCGGGTATTGGCAAGCAGGTGTGGGACGTGGGTATGGCCATCAAACACACCCATCGCCAGCTCGGTTATGCGATCGAAGCCATCATCGGTGAGCTGGTGAAATCCGGTGAGATGCAGTCCCTGTTTGCAGAGCTCGGTTTGCGATACAGCGTTCCCCAGTACTACAGGGAGTTTCTCAGCGAGGAGGCGTTGGCAAAAGCTGCAGGTCGTAATACCAAGTGA
- a CDS encoding PQQ-dependent methanol/ethanol family dehydrogenase, translating to MTSNRLGIRIAASALALAVSYGAHAVTDEDIMNDHKTPGDIVSYGMGTQGQRYSVIDDLNTNNVKYLQPVWAFSFGSEKMRGQESQPLIKDGVMYVTASYSRVYAIDAKTGEEIWQYDARLPDGIMPCCDVVNRGVALYDDKVIFGTLDAKLVALNKDTGKPMWIKKVADYQAGYAITAAPIVVKGNVITGVSGGEFGVVGKVEAYDANTGELVWMRPTVEGHMGYVYKEGKAIENGISGGKAGQTWPGDMWKNGGAAPWLGGTYDQDTDSLFFGTGNPAPWNSHLRPGDNLFSSSRVAIDPDDGSIKWHFQTTPHDGWDYDGVNELISFDYKEKGKTVKAAATADRNGFFYVLNRENGDFIRGFPFVDKITWAEGLDPKTGRPIFKDGGRPGDPSAMEGSKGEVVVAQPAFLGGKNWMPMAYSQDTGLFYVPSNEWSMDIWNEPVSYKKGAAFLGAGFTIKPANDDYIGVLRAMDPKTGKEVWRYENTAPLWGGVMTTAGNLVFTGTPEGYLKAFDAKTGEELYKFNTGSGVVGTPVTWTMDGEQYVSVASGWGGAVPLWGGEVAKVVKDFNQGGMVWTFKLPKDRVASN from the coding sequence ATGACATCGAACAGGTTAGGGATTCGCATTGCCGCCAGTGCCCTGGCGCTGGCCGTATCGTATGGGGCCCACGCGGTCACCGACGAAGACATCATGAACGATCACAAAACCCCCGGGGACATCGTCAGCTACGGTATGGGCACCCAGGGCCAGCGATACAGCGTTATTGACGACCTCAACACCAATAACGTGAAGTACCTGCAGCCCGTCTGGGCCTTTTCCTTTGGCAGCGAGAAAATGCGCGGCCAGGAATCCCAGCCACTGATCAAGGACGGCGTGATGTATGTGACCGCCTCCTATTCCCGTGTGTACGCCATTGACGCCAAAACCGGTGAGGAAATCTGGCAGTACGACGCGCGTCTGCCTGACGGCATCATGCCCTGTTGTGACGTTGTTAACCGTGGTGTTGCCCTGTACGACGATAAGGTCATCTTCGGCACCCTGGATGCCAAACTTGTCGCCCTGAACAAAGACACCGGCAAGCCCATGTGGATCAAAAAGGTCGCCGACTATCAGGCTGGTTATGCCATTACCGCGGCACCGATTGTTGTCAAAGGCAACGTCATTACCGGGGTGTCCGGTGGTGAGTTCGGTGTTGTAGGTAAGGTGGAAGCCTACGATGCCAACACCGGCGAACTGGTGTGGATGCGCCCAACCGTCGAAGGACACATGGGCTATGTCTACAAAGAGGGCAAGGCCATCGAGAACGGTATCTCCGGTGGCAAAGCCGGACAGACCTGGCCCGGTGATATGTGGAAGAACGGCGGTGCTGCGCCCTGGTTGGGGGGCACCTATGACCAGGACACCGATTCCCTGTTCTTCGGAACCGGTAACCCGGCACCCTGGAACTCACACCTGCGCCCTGGCGACAACCTGTTCTCATCCTCGCGGGTGGCAATCGATCCGGACGATGGCAGTATCAAATGGCACTTCCAGACCACGCCTCATGATGGCTGGGACTACGATGGTGTCAACGAGCTGATTTCGTTCGATTACAAAGAAAAGGGCAAAACCGTGAAAGCGGCGGCAACCGCTGACCGTAACGGCTTCTTCTACGTTCTGAACCGTGAGAACGGCGACTTTATCCGCGGCTTCCCATTCGTGGACAAGATCACCTGGGCTGAAGGCCTTGATCCGAAGACCGGTCGTCCGATCTTCAAGGACGGTGGCCGCCCGGGCGATCCTTCCGCAATGGAGGGAAGTAAAGGTGAAGTTGTTGTTGCCCAGCCGGCGTTCCTTGGCGGCAAGAACTGGATGCCCATGGCTTATAGCCAGGACACCGGGCTTTTTTATGTGCCGTCCAATGAATGGTCCATGGATATCTGGAACGAGCCAGTTTCCTACAAGAAAGGCGCGGCTTTCTTGGGTGCGGGCTTTACCATCAAGCCAGCTAATGACGATTACATCGGCGTGCTCCGTGCCATGGACCCAAAGACCGGCAAGGAAGTCTGGCGTTATGAAAACACCGCTCCGCTGTGGGGTGGTGTGATGACAACCGCTGGCAACCTTGTCTTCACTGGTACGCCCGAAGGCTATCTGAAGGCTTTTGACGCCAAGACCGGCGAAGAGCTGTACAAGTTCAACACCGGTTCCGGCGTTGTGGGTACGCCTGTCACCTGGACCATGGACGGCGAGCAGTATGTCTCTGTGGCCTCTGGCTGGGGTGGGGCGGTTCCGCTCTGGGGTGGTGAAGTCGCCAAGGTGGTAAAGGACTTCAACCAGGGCGGTATGGTCTGGACGTTCAAGCTGCCGAAGGATCGTGTTGCGAGCAACTGA
- a CDS encoding aldehyde dehydrogenase family protein has translation MIYAQPGKEGSVVSFKPRYENYIGGEWVAPVKGQYFENITPVTGDVICEIPRSSAEDIDVALDAAHKAAPSWGKTSTTERSNILLKIADRIEQNVEMLSVAETWDNGKAVRETLNADIPLAVDHFRYFAGCIRAQEDTSSAIDNNTVAYHYHEPLGVVGQIIPWNFPLLMAVWKLAPCLAAGNCTVMKPAEQTPASILILMDLIGDLLPPGVVNIVNGYGIEAGQALASSKRIAKIAFTGSTPVGSHILKCAAENIIPSTVELGGKSPNIYFSDVMKAEPEFIDKCVEGLVLAFFNQGEVCTCPSRALVQEDMYDEFMAKVVERTKSIKRGNPLDTDVQVGAQASKEQFDKIMSYLEIGKQEGAEVLTGGGREEMDDAYNNGFYVQPTLFKGKNNMRVFQEEIFGPVVGVTTFKDEEEALAIANDTEFGLGAGLWTRDINRAYRMGRAIQAGRVWTNCYHQYPAHAAFGGYKKSGVGRENHKMALDHYQQTKNLLVSYDINPLGFF, from the coding sequence ATGATCTACGCACAACCTGGTAAGGAAGGCTCCGTCGTCTCCTTCAAACCCCGTTATGAGAACTACATTGGCGGCGAGTGGGTCGCCCCGGTCAAGGGTCAGTATTTTGAGAACATCACGCCGGTGACCGGCGATGTCATCTGTGAAATTCCCCGCTCCTCGGCCGAAGATATTGATGTGGCTCTGGATGCCGCCCATAAGGCCGCGCCATCCTGGGGAAAGACGTCGACCACCGAGCGCTCCAATATCCTGCTGAAAATTGCCGACCGTATCGAGCAGAACGTTGAAATGCTGTCGGTCGCCGAAACCTGGGATAACGGCAAAGCCGTTCGCGAGACGTTGAACGCCGACATTCCTTTGGCGGTTGACCACTTCCGTTACTTTGCCGGTTGTATCCGTGCCCAGGAAGATACGTCCAGCGCCATCGACAACAATACCGTGGCCTATCATTACCATGAGCCGCTGGGTGTTGTGGGCCAGATCATTCCCTGGAACTTCCCTTTGCTGATGGCTGTGTGGAAGCTGGCGCCCTGCCTGGCGGCTGGTAACTGCACGGTGATGAAGCCGGCAGAGCAGACGCCCGCCAGTATCCTGATCCTGATGGATCTGATTGGCGACCTACTGCCACCGGGCGTGGTTAACATCGTCAACGGCTACGGCATTGAAGCAGGTCAGGCACTGGCCAGCAGCAAGCGTATTGCCAAGATCGCCTTCACCGGCTCTACACCGGTGGGTTCCCACATTCTCAAGTGCGCGGCCGAGAATATTATTCCGTCCACGGTGGAGCTGGGTGGTAAGTCCCCCAATATCTATTTCTCCGATGTGATGAAAGCCGAGCCCGAGTTTATCGACAAGTGTGTGGAAGGCCTGGTGCTGGCGTTCTTCAACCAGGGTGAGGTCTGTACCTGTCCGTCCCGTGCGCTGGTACAGGAAGACATGTACGACGAGTTCATGGCCAAGGTTGTTGAACGCACGAAGTCCATCAAGCGTGGCAACCCGCTCGATACCGATGTGCAGGTCGGCGCTCAGGCCAGCAAGGAGCAGTTCGACAAGATCATGTCCTACCTCGAAATCGGCAAGCAGGAAGGCGCGGAAGTGCTGACCGGCGGTGGCCGTGAGGAAATGGACGATGCCTATAACAATGGCTTCTACGTTCAGCCCACGCTGTTCAAAGGCAAGAACAACATGCGTGTGTTCCAGGAGGAAATCTTTGGTCCGGTGGTGGGTGTAACCACCTTCAAGGACGAGGAAGAAGCCCTGGCCATCGCCAACGACACTGAGTTCGGTCTGGGTGCCGGCCTCTGGACCCGCGACATCAACCGTGCCTATCGCATGGGCCGCGCCATCCAGGCAGGCCGCGTATGGACCAACTGTTATCACCAGTACCCAGCGCACGCTGCCTTCGGTGGTTACAAGAAGTCCGGTGTTGGCCGCGAGAACCACAAGATGGCGCTGGATCATTACCAGCAGACCAAGAACCTGCTGGTCAGCTACGACATCAACCCGCTGGGATTCTTCTAA
- the pqqA gene encoding pyrroloquinoline quinone precursor peptide PqqA, whose amino-acid sequence MWTKPAYEDLRIGFEVTMYFANR is encoded by the coding sequence ATGTGGACCAAACCAGCCTATGAAGACCTGCGGATCGGCTTCGAAGTCACCATGTACTTCGCCAACCGCTGA
- the pqqB gene encoding pyrroloquinoline quinone biosynthesis protein PqqB, with product MQIRILGSAAGGGFPQWNCNCANCDGFRKGTLNASARTQSSIAISEDGVHWILCNASPDIRAQLASFDAMQPARALRDTGINAVLLCDSQVDHTTGLLMLREGLPLDVWCTAQVHEDLSSGFPLFRMLTHWNGGPQWHEVPCTDQQSFSIPCAPALRLTAIPLLSNAPPYSPRRNNPHPGDNIGLFIEDTRSGETVMYAPGLGQPDEQILQWMRKADTLLVDGTVWRDDEMLRCEVGTRTGQEMGHLAQSGPGGMIDVLDAMPARRKILIHINNTNPILDEDSPERALLTRHGIEVSFDGMHLHMEVPL from the coding sequence ATGCAGATTCGTATCCTCGGTTCCGCCGCCGGCGGAGGGTTTCCCCAATGGAACTGCAATTGCGCCAACTGTGATGGCTTCCGCAAAGGTACCCTGAACGCCAGCGCACGTACCCAGTCGTCCATAGCAATCAGCGAAGACGGCGTGCACTGGATTCTCTGTAACGCCTCTCCTGACATTCGTGCTCAACTTGCAAGCTTTGATGCCATGCAGCCGGCGCGTGCGCTTCGGGATACCGGAATTAACGCGGTGTTGCTGTGCGACAGCCAGGTGGATCACACCACCGGTTTGCTGATGTTGCGCGAGGGGTTGCCCCTGGACGTGTGGTGTACCGCCCAGGTTCATGAAGATCTGAGCAGCGGCTTTCCACTGTTTCGCATGCTCACCCATTGGAACGGTGGCCCCCAGTGGCATGAAGTACCCTGTACCGACCAACAGTCTTTTTCCATTCCCTGCGCCCCGGCGTTGCGGTTGACGGCCATTCCGTTACTCAGTAATGCGCCGCCGTATTCACCGCGCAGGAATAATCCCCACCCGGGTGACAACATTGGGCTTTTCATAGAAGACACCCGCAGTGGTGAAACCGTCATGTACGCCCCGGGGCTCGGGCAGCCCGATGAGCAGATTCTGCAGTGGATGCGCAAAGCCGACACGCTGCTGGTGGATGGTACCGTTTGGCGCGACGATGAAATGTTGCGCTGCGAGGTGGGTACCCGCACCGGCCAGGAAATGGGGCATCTTGCCCAGAGTGGCCCCGGCGGCATGATCGACGTGCTGGATGCCATGCCAGCGCGCAGGAAAATTCTTATCCATATCAACAATACCAACCCGATCCTGGACGAGGATTCGCCTGAACGGGCCCTGCTGACCAGGCATGGCATTGAGGTGTCGTTTGACGGCATGCATCTGCATATGGAGGTGCCCCTGTGA
- the pqqC gene encoding pyrroloquinoline-quinone synthase PqqC, with protein sequence MNRGDFEQALRAKGQYYHIHHPYHKAMYGGDCTPEQIRGWVANRYYYQINIPRKDAAIMANCPDASVRRLWLQRVLDHDGHSDDEGGIEAWLSLAEAVGLTRDEVIDQRHVLPGVRFAVDAYLNFARRATWQEAACSSLTELFAPEIHQSRLDSWPQHYPWIQTDGYGYFRKRLSEARRDVEHGLTITLDHFTTAAQQARALEILQFKLDILWSMLDALTMAYQHRTPPYHTVTSQPVWHRGV encoded by the coding sequence ATGAATCGCGGGGATTTTGAGCAGGCCCTGCGGGCAAAAGGCCAGTACTATCACATCCACCATCCGTACCATAAAGCCATGTACGGCGGTGACTGCACCCCGGAGCAGATTCGTGGCTGGGTCGCCAACCGTTACTACTATCAGATCAACATCCCCCGCAAGGACGCGGCGATCATGGCCAACTGCCCGGATGCCTCGGTGCGCCGGTTGTGGCTCCAAAGAGTACTGGATCACGATGGCCACAGTGACGACGAAGGCGGTATCGAGGCCTGGCTGAGTCTGGCGGAAGCCGTAGGGTTAACTCGGGACGAGGTCATCGACCAGCGCCACGTGTTGCCGGGTGTGCGGTTTGCGGTTGATGCGTACCTGAACTTTGCCCGACGGGCGACCTGGCAGGAAGCGGCCTGTTCCTCCCTGACGGAACTGTTTGCGCCGGAGATTCACCAGTCCCGGCTCGATAGCTGGCCTCAGCACTATCCCTGGATCCAGACCGATGGTTATGGCTATTTCCGCAAGCGGTTGTCGGAGGCGCGCCGTGACGTGGAGCATGGTTTGACGATTACCCTGGATCACTTCACCACCGCGGCACAGCAGGCCCGTGCCCTGGAAATCCTTCAATTCAAACTGGATATCTTATGGTCTATGTTGGATGCCCTGACTATGGCTTATCAGCACCGCACGCCGCCGTACCACACCGTAACCAGCCAGCCAGTCTGGCACCGGGGGGTGTAG
- the pqqD gene encoding pyrroloquinoline quinone biosynthesis peptide chaperone PqqD: MERTPRLRPGFRFQWEPAQNAHVLLYPEGMVRLNDSAGAVLKEVDGQRTVADIVAILEQQFPDAGSLANDVSDFLKDAEQQHWILFP; this comes from the coding sequence ATGGAGCGCACCCCGCGCCTTCGCCCGGGGTTCCGTTTCCAGTGGGAGCCGGCCCAAAACGCCCATGTGCTGTTGTATCCCGAAGGTATGGTGCGGTTGAACGACAGTGCCGGGGCGGTGCTGAAGGAAGTGGATGGCCAGCGCACGGTGGCCGATATTGTCGCTATCCTGGAACAGCAGTTCCCCGATGCGGGATCCCTGGCAAACGATGTCAGTGATTTCCTCAAGGACGCCGAACAGCAGCACTGGATACTGTTTCCATGA
- the pqqE gene encoding pyrroloquinoline quinone biosynthesis protein PqqE gives MSQHDTMPAGDRPGIGPPLWLLAELTYRCPLQCPYCSNPLDFAQTQQELTTEEWVRVLRQGREMGAAQLGFSGGEPLVRQDLPELISEARHLGYYTNLITSGLGLTEAKVNAFRDAGLDHIQVSFQASDPELNNAVAGSRKAFEQKLAMARAVKEAGYPMVLNFVIHRHNIHQMNDIISLCDRLGADYVELATCQYYGWAFENREGLMPSRAQLEKAEAEVNRYRQRLADDGSAMKLIFVTPDYYEERPKACMNGWGSLFLTVAPDGTALPCHSARLLPIEFPNVRDSSLHSIWYDSPGFNHYRGDSWMPEPCRSCDEKGKDFGGCRCQAYLLTGNADNADPVCSKSPHHDRILAARQAADHATAGLEELTYRNTNNSRLFFRS, from the coding sequence ATGAGTCAGCACGACACCATGCCGGCGGGCGATCGCCCTGGTATTGGTCCGCCCCTATGGCTGCTGGCGGAACTGACCTACCGATGCCCGCTGCAATGCCCATATTGTTCCAACCCACTGGATTTTGCGCAGACCCAGCAGGAACTGACCACCGAAGAGTGGGTCAGGGTGCTGCGCCAGGGACGTGAGATGGGAGCCGCCCAACTGGGCTTTTCCGGCGGCGAACCGCTGGTGCGCCAGGACCTGCCGGAGCTGATCTCAGAGGCCAGGCATCTGGGCTATTACACCAATTTGATAACCTCCGGCCTGGGGCTCACCGAGGCCAAGGTAAACGCTTTCCGCGACGCCGGGCTGGACCATATCCAGGTCAGTTTCCAGGCCTCAGACCCGGAACTGAACAACGCCGTGGCCGGCTCACGCAAGGCTTTCGAGCAGAAGCTGGCCATGGCCCGTGCGGTAAAAGAGGCGGGTTACCCCATGGTGCTCAACTTCGTGATCCATCGCCACAACATCCATCAGATGAACGACATAATCAGCCTCTGTGACCGTTTGGGAGCGGACTACGTGGAGCTGGCCACCTGCCAGTACTACGGTTGGGCCTTCGAGAACCGGGAGGGGCTGATGCCCTCCAGGGCGCAGTTGGAAAAGGCGGAGGCTGAGGTCAACCGCTATCGTCAACGTCTGGCAGACGACGGATCGGCGATGAAGCTGATCTTTGTCACACCGGACTATTACGAAGAGCGGCCAAAAGCTTGCATGAATGGGTGGGGCAGCCTGTTCCTCACCGTAGCGCCAGACGGCACCGCGTTGCCCTGCCACAGTGCTCGCCTGTTGCCGATTGAGTTTCCCAATGTACGGGATTCCTCGCTACACTCCATCTGGTATGACAGCCCGGGTTTCAACCATTACCGGGGTGACAGCTGGATGCCAGAGCCGTGCCGGTCCTGCGACGAAAAAGGAAAGGATTTCGGCGGCTGCCGATGCCAGGCCTACCTGCTGACCGGTAATGCCGACAACGCCGACCCGGTTTGTAGTAAATCACCCCATCATGACCGCATCCTCGCCGCCCGCCAGGCGGCGGACCACGCCACCGCCGGGCTGGAGGAGCTGACCTATCGCAACACCAACAACTCCCGGTTGTTCTTCCGGAGCTGA